The following are encoded in a window of bacterium SCSIO 12643 genomic DNA:
- a CDS encoding histidine kinase — protein MKIKWTFTILFLTLIQIGKSQPIPESVNYINYTLTDGLPSNETYDVFQDSKGYLWIGTDNGVVKYDGHTFKTYTTKDGLTDNTIFRIQEDYKGRIWFMTYRRNLCFYEKNEFHTFKYNEKLQEATQNLDLTYTITDFHLDFNENLKLTFVNLLNMQIDSNGNITSESIKSIRYLPQITPKIEATLDKLMNEINSNKSIINTEKWGKLHILKTSESTYISYQKNLFTWDKINHRLITFPFYYQTVTGICSDFENGIWISTLSNGIFYVPSSHLNQFEINILENEHLYGIVPQSDNMIFSYGQDSHFYELRHPYSQLTTYSKNLDFRAIPDKYLVKGLKFENPIYVNQHLNTPNTIIKLSPTITLLGSIQGIIKVLEGKPKKVANHKVIQINSWTTKIGSQFYDHYYNITWQLFPYNISSNRIFKFYRTNKNQILLATTNGILEFNPTNNNILEIESLKALKNYRIQDIIETKNNTLFFATKANGIFTLKDSIINSIDLDSGLLSNTVNQLVYDSIKNQIWVGTNNGISVLNQNTKYEWVPRSIITKHDGLGLTDIRQLIFYDEYLLFANNEGIGKIHKSHLDDTLPPPILHIQSLLSNEHSKNIDSTINLTHDSNNIQINYHAISYKSQNDIIYKYQLSPINDSWQTTTNDNIIFNALPPDDYTLKLKAINIDGVESEIQTLQFSVIPAFWMTWWFKAIVIIIAIIFGYKLSIRTIKIYKTQAQFQKTINEMQIISLQSKMNPHFIFNSLNSIQNYILKNEKTNANQYLLEFSKLIRTILQNSDSTTILLQDELETLKMYVNLEKKRIRKEFKYTEEIDSEIDLEKCIIPSLLIQPYIENAIWHGKVYSNPNGEIKLSIHKKQNTLFIEICDNGIGIKNAEASKVKKTQHKSLGTSVTKKRIELLSELNNEMSDVTISEAFRNEKVFVGTKIIFNIPYVLKYNS, from the coding sequence TTGAAAATCAAATGGACATTTACGATTCTTTTTTTGACTCTTATTCAAATAGGGAAATCACAGCCTATTCCTGAATCTGTAAACTACATCAATTATACTTTAACAGATGGATTACCTAGTAACGAGACCTATGATGTTTTTCAGGATTCTAAAGGCTATTTATGGATTGGTACCGATAATGGAGTCGTTAAATATGATGGTCACACATTCAAGACCTACACTACCAAAGATGGCTTAACCGATAATACAATTTTTAGAATCCAGGAAGACTACAAAGGACGTATATGGTTTATGACATATCGAAGGAATCTTTGTTTTTACGAGAAAAATGAATTTCACACTTTTAAATATAATGAAAAACTCCAAGAAGCTACGCAAAATCTTGATTTAACCTATACAATCACAGATTTCCATCTAGATTTCAACGAAAATTTAAAATTAACTTTTGTCAATTTATTAAATATGCAAATTGACTCTAACGGTAATATTACTAGCGAATCGATAAAGTCAATAAGATATTTACCCCAAATAACACCCAAAATAGAAGCGACTTTAGATAAATTAATGAATGAAATCAATAGTAATAAGTCTATAATAAACACTGAAAAATGGGGAAAGCTTCATATACTTAAAACTAGCGAATCTACATATATTAGCTATCAAAAGAATCTTTTTACTTGGGATAAAATCAACCACAGATTAATCACATTCCCATTTTATTATCAAACGGTTACAGGAATATGTTCCGATTTTGAAAACGGAATTTGGATTTCAACATTATCCAATGGCATTTTTTATGTTCCCTCTTCACATCTAAATCAATTTGAAATTAACATATTAGAAAATGAACATCTTTACGGAATAGTTCCTCAGTCTGATAACATGATTTTTTCATACGGTCAAGACTCGCACTTTTATGAATTAAGACACCCATATTCCCAACTTACTACTTATTCGAAAAATCTTGATTTTAGAGCGATACCGGATAAATACCTTGTTAAAGGGCTTAAGTTTGAGAACCCCATTTACGTCAATCAACATTTAAATACACCAAATACAATTATTAAACTATCTCCAACAATTACACTTTTAGGTTCTATTCAAGGTATAATTAAAGTTTTAGAGGGAAAACCAAAAAAAGTAGCAAATCATAAGGTAATCCAAATCAACAGTTGGACTACTAAAATAGGGTCTCAGTTTTATGATCACTATTATAATATAACATGGCAATTGTTCCCCTACAATATATCATCAAATAGAATCTTTAAGTTTTATAGAACTAACAAGAATCAAATATTACTAGCAACTACAAATGGCATCTTAGAATTCAATCCAACAAATAATAATATATTAGAAATTGAATCCTTAAAAGCACTCAAAAATTACAGAATTCAAGACATAATTGAAACAAAAAACAACACTCTGTTTTTTGCAACTAAGGCCAATGGAATTTTCACATTAAAAGATAGTATTATTAACTCAATTGATTTAGATTCAGGATTATTGAGTAATACTGTAAATCAACTCGTCTATGATTCCATAAAAAACCAAATTTGGGTAGGAACAAATAATGGTATTTCAGTATTAAATCAAAACACGAAATACGAATGGGTTCCAAGATCCATTATTACAAAACACGATGGTTTAGGATTAACCGATATTAGACAACTGATATTTTATGATGAGTATTTATTATTTGCTAATAACGAAGGAATTGGAAAAATTCACAAAAGTCATCTTGATGATACCTTACCTCCTCCAATCCTTCACATTCAATCATTGTTGAGTAATGAGCACTCTAAAAATATTGATTCAACAATTAATCTTACTCATGATTCCAACAACATCCAAATTAACTATCATGCGATTTCTTATAAATCGCAAAATGATATTATCTATAAATATCAATTAAGTCCAATCAATGATTCCTGGCAAACTACAACTAATGATAATATCATATTTAATGCACTCCCTCCTGATGATTATACGCTTAAGCTTAAAGCCATCAATATTGACGGTGTAGAAAGTGAGATTCAAACTCTACAATTCTCTGTTATCCCTGCTTTTTGGATGACCTGGTGGTTTAAGGCTATTGTGATTATTATTGCTATTATTTTTGGTTATAAACTATCTATCAGAACTATTAAGATTTATAAAACTCAAGCGCAGTTTCAAAAGACCATCAACGAAATGCAAATCATTTCTTTGCAATCAAAAATGAATCCTCATTTTATTTTTAATTCTTTAAATTCTATTCAGAACTATATCCTTAAAAATGAAAAAACAAATGCCAATCAATATCTCCTGGAATTTTCAAAACTGATTCGAACCATTCTTCAAAATTCAGATTCAACAACTATTCTGCTACAGGATGAACTTGAAACGCTTAAAATGTATGTAAATCTCGAAAAAAAGAGAATTAGAAAAGAGTTTAAATATACTGAAGAGATTGACTCCGAAATTGATTTAGAAAAATGTATTATTCCTTCCCTGTTAATCCAACCATATATTGAAAATGCAATTTGGCATGGAAAAGTTTATAGCAATCCCAATGGAGAAATAAAACTATCCATTCATAAAAAGCAAAACACTTTATTTATCGAAATTTGCGATAATGGAATTGGTATTAAAAATGCCGAAGCCAGTAAAGTCAAAAAAACACAACATAAGTCCTTAGGAACTTCTGTAACTAAAAAAAGAATAGAATTACTTTCTGAATTGAACAACGAAATGTCAGATGTAACTATTTCTGAAGCTTTTAGAAACGAAAAGGTTTTTGTAGGTACAAAAATCATATTCAACATTCCTTATGTACTGAAATATAACTCTTAA
- a CDS encoding histidine kinase, which produces MPSNETYDVFQDSKGYIWIGTDNGVVKYDGHTFISYNTKHGLKDNTVFRIQEDSNGRIWFMTYSKKLYYLENNRILPYKFNDKIINSISNLLSGHTITGFKKSASNSIILTLVNFSTITIDDNGTVNTTIEPNQLSNIDTITSNSMAQIINTVNRMDKQKNSKHIFLTNKLGKVHFFANKNRFGIGTNSGLIIFNEKQIIAHFLKDYHITGFTIDNENGIWASTLTSGLIYIPNKDLHFYKISNSEKNLINGAIKQDNSIIFNFGSNQNSQYYNYKYDEISNEFSITSDTIDSYLTPIDDTKKGLKFVNPIHIKHIFIAASTFIQIDNNFIFADDIIVQFNTSFKYKKKIDPSQLIIATNFYGEKWYFDRNRHIRPKKPFFYNIIKQSDKIKIKKFFLSKDKILWTGTLNGISILSQNLKNEWTPRSVITKHDGLELADIRQLIFYNDYLFFANNEGIGKIHKSHLDDSLPPPILHIQSLLSNEYSMNIDTTINLTHDSNNIQINYHAISYKSQNDIIYKYQLSPINDSWQTTTNDNIVFNALPPNDYTLKLKAINIDGVESEVQILQFSIIPAFWMTWWFKAVVIIIAIIFGYKLSIRTIKIYKTQAQFQKTINEMQIISLQSKMNPHFIFNSLNSIQNYILKNEKTNANQYLLEFSKLIRTILQNSDSTTILLQDELETLKMYVNLEKKRIRKEFKYTEEMDSEIDLEKCIIPSLLIQPYIENAIWHGKVYSNPNGEIKLSIHKKQNTLFIEICDNGIGIKNAEASKVKKTKHKSLGTSVTKKRIELLSELNNEMSDVTISEAFRNENEDIYVGTKITFNIPYVLKF; this is translated from the coding sequence TTGCCTAGTAATGAAACTTATGATGTGTTCCAGGATTCTAAAGGGTATATTTGGATAGGTACCGACAATGGAGTTGTAAAATATGATGGTCATACTTTTATATCATATAACACAAAACATGGTTTAAAAGATAATACGGTTTTTAGAATCCAAGAAGATTCCAATGGTCGTATTTGGTTTATGACTTATAGTAAAAAACTTTATTATCTAGAAAACAATAGAATCCTTCCCTATAAGTTTAATGATAAAATAATAAACTCTATATCAAATCTACTTTCAGGTCATACTATTACAGGGTTTAAAAAATCTGCTTCTAACTCTATCATATTAACTTTAGTTAATTTTTCTACGATAACAATTGACGATAACGGAACAGTAAATACAACTATAGAACCTAATCAATTATCTAATATTGATACTATCACATCTAATTCTATGGCTCAAATAATTAACACGGTCAATAGAATGGATAAGCAAAAAAACTCCAAACATATTTTCCTTACTAATAAACTAGGAAAAGTACATTTTTTCGCAAACAAAAACAGATTTGGAATAGGTACAAATTCTGGGTTAATTATTTTTAATGAGAAACAAATTATTGCTCATTTTTTAAAGGATTATCATATTACCGGATTTACAATAGATAATGAAAATGGAATTTGGGCATCAACATTAACAAGTGGTTTAATATATATTCCAAATAAAGACCTACATTTTTATAAAATATCAAACTCCGAAAAAAATTTAATCAATGGAGCTATTAAACAGGATAATTCCATAATATTCAACTTTGGATCAAATCAAAACTCTCAATATTATAATTATAAGTATGACGAAATTAGTAATGAATTTTCTATAACATCTGATACTATTGATTCTTATCTGACTCCAATAGACGACACAAAAAAAGGTCTTAAATTCGTTAACCCAATACATATCAAACACATTTTTATAGCAGCTTCAACTTTTATTCAAATTGACAACAACTTTATTTTTGCTGATGATATAATTGTTCAATTCAATACTTCATTTAAGTACAAAAAAAAAATAGACCCATCTCAACTTATTATCGCTACAAATTTTTATGGTGAAAAATGGTACTTTGATCGAAATAGACATATACGACCTAAAAAACCTTTTTTCTATAATATTATTAAGCAGAGTGATAAAATTAAAATAAAAAAATTCTTCCTTAGTAAGGATAAAATACTTTGGACAGGAACTCTGAATGGTATTTCTATCTTAAGTCAAAATTTGAAGAACGAATGGACTCCAAGGTCTGTTATTACAAAACATGACGGTTTAGAGCTAGCTGATATTAGACAATTAATATTTTATAATGATTATTTATTCTTTGCTAATAACGAAGGAATTGGAAAAATTCATAAAAGTCATCTCGATGATTCCTTACCCCCACCAATTCTTCATATTCAATCTTTGTTGAGCAATGAATACTCAATGAATATTGACACAACTATCAACCTTACTCATGATTCCAACAACATCCAAATTAACTATCATGCGATTTCTTATAAATCGCAAAATGATATTATCTATAAATATCAATTAAGTCCAATCAATGATTCCTGGCAAACTACAACTAATGATAATATCGTATTTAATGCGCTTCCTCCAAATGATTATACACTTAAGCTTAAAGCCATCAACATTGATGGTGTAGAAAGTGAGGTTCAAATACTGCAATTCTCGATTATCCCTGCTTTTTGGATGACCTGGTGGTTTAAGGCTGTTGTGATTATTATTGCTATTATTTTTGGTTATAAACTATCTATCAGAACTATTAAGATTTATAAAACTCAGGCACAGTTTCAAAAGACCATCAACGAAATGCAAATCATTTCTTTACAATCAAAAATGAATCCTCATTTCATTTTTAATTCTTTAAATTCCATTCAGAACTATATTCTCAAAAATGAAAAGACCAATGCCAATCAATATCTCCTGGAATTTTCAAAATTGATTCGAACCATTCTTCAAAATTCAGATTCAACAACTATTCTACTACAGGATGAACTTGAAACACTTAAAATGTATGTAAATCTCGAAAAAAAGAGAATCAGAAAAGAGTTTAAATATACTGAAGAAATGGACTCCGAAATTGATTTAGAAAAATGTATTATTCCTTCCCTGTTAATCCAACCATATATTGAAAATGCGATTTGGCATGGAAAAGTTTATAGCAATCCCAATGGAGAAATAAAACTATCCATTCATAAAAAGCAAAACACTTTATTTATCGAAATTTGCGATAATGGAATTGGTATTAAAAATGCCGAAGCCAGTAAAGTCAAAAAAACAAAGCATAAATCTTTAGGAACTTCTGTGACTAAAAAAAGAATCGAATTGCTTTCAGAACTGAATAATGAAATGTCAGATGTAACTATTTCTGAGGCTTTTCGAAACGAAAATGAAGATATTTACGTAGGTACTAAAATTACATTTAATATTCCTTACGTTTTAAAATTTTAG
- a CDS encoding response regulator, whose translation MKITATILDDEFAAAENIKILLSNYCPEITILGIAHSISEGIKMVKKDKPDLVFLDISMPPEGTGFDFLDMFPNRDFHVIFVTAYEQYSLKALKEHAFDYILKPIDFKDLIKSIDQFKSIHFKNKKEIDHSPKTITLSTDQGVHVVRTEEILFCKASGSYTEFHIAERAPVIISKPLKYAESILTSSQFKRVHRSYLINSEKISKFTKEDGGFVYVGNEVIPVSKKYYDNLYDLIS comes from the coding sequence ATGAAAATTACCGCTACGATTCTAGATGACGAATTTGCTGCTGCAGAAAATATTAAAATTTTACTATCTAACTATTGTCCTGAAATTACCATCCTTGGAATTGCACACTCTATCAGTGAAGGAATAAAAATGGTAAAAAAAGACAAACCTGATTTGGTTTTTCTTGATATTTCCATGCCTCCTGAAGGAACTGGATTTGATTTTTTAGATATGTTCCCTAACAGAGATTTCCATGTCATTTTCGTAACAGCCTACGAACAATACAGTCTTAAGGCATTAAAAGAGCATGCATTCGATTATATCTTAAAACCAATTGATTTCAAAGACTTAATCAAATCTATTGATCAATTTAAATCTATTCACTTTAAGAACAAAAAGGAAATTGATCATTCCCCTAAAACCATAACGCTCTCCACAGACCAGGGAGTGCATGTGGTCCGCACGGAAGAAATCTTATTTTGTAAAGCTTCAGGAAGTTATACCGAATTCCATATAGCAGAAAGAGCGCCAGTAATTATATCAAAACCGTTAAAATACGCAGAGTCTATCCTTACTTCTAGTCAATTTAAAAGAGTTCATCGCTCATATCTTATCAACTCAGAGAAAATATCAAAATTTACAAAAGAAGATGGCGGTTTTGTTTATGTTGGCAACGAGGTGATTCCAGTTTCTAAAAAATACTATGACAATCTCTATGATTTAATCTCATAG
- a CDS encoding SulP family inorganic anion transporter — protein sequence MNRFKQAAGSFARNFTQNPKNDLLSGLTVALALVPEAVAFSFVAGVDPLVGLYGAFMMGLITSLLGGRPGMISGATGAMAIVMVDLIRKGNDVGLGLDTPIENLGLQWLFITLLLVGVIQILAGVLKLGKFVRLIPHPVMMGFVNGLAIVIFIAQLGMFKETINGEKEWLEGMQLYTMIGLVGLTMLIMWGLPKVTKKIPAALTAIIVVAAITILGGIDVRTVGSFIRDGGGKGLEGSLPHFQFQIFGLVDTIMGHWDLIVSTAFLLAAVGLIESLMTLNLIDEMTDTRGSGNRECVAQGSANILNGLFGGMGGCAMIGQSIINVNSGGRGRLSGVVAAIGLLIFILYGAPLIEQIPIAALVGVMFMVVIGTFAWSSFRILNKIPLADAFVLIAVSAITVWKDLAIAVIAGVIISAVVFAWQNATMIRARKRTKNDGTKVYEIWGPLFFGSIQNFNSKFNPKGDPKRIEIDFMESKVADHSGMEAVSNIADKYLNLGKELKLIHLSPECKMLLLKAHPKLEPIIETSIEDPRYHVVTDMMDEEV from the coding sequence ATGAATCGTTTTAAACAGGCTGCGGGTTCGTTTGCTCGAAATTTCACACAAAATCCTAAGAATGATTTATTATCCGGACTTACCGTTGCTTTGGCATTAGTGCCGGAAGCTGTGGCATTTTCGTTTGTTGCAGGAGTAGATCCTTTGGTCGGGCTTTATGGTGCATTTATGATGGGGTTAATAACATCTTTATTGGGGGGACGACCTGGAATGATTTCTGGTGCCACCGGAGCGATGGCTATTGTAATGGTAGATTTGATTCGTAAAGGAAATGATGTTGGTTTAGGGCTGGATACACCAATTGAAAATCTCGGTTTGCAGTGGTTGTTTATCACTTTGCTTTTGGTGGGAGTAATTCAAATTTTGGCTGGAGTATTGAAACTGGGAAAGTTCGTTAGATTGATTCCGCACCCGGTAATGATGGGGTTTGTAAATGGTTTGGCTATTGTCATATTTATTGCGCAGTTGGGGATGTTCAAAGAAACCATAAATGGTGAAAAAGAATGGTTAGAAGGAATGCAGCTCTATACTATGATAGGATTGGTTGGTCTTACGATGTTGATTATGTGGGGGTTGCCTAAGGTTACAAAGAAAATTCCAGCAGCTTTGACAGCCATTATAGTGGTTGCAGCAATAACTATTTTGGGTGGGATAGATGTAAGAACTGTAGGTTCATTCATTAGAGATGGTGGTGGTAAAGGTCTGGAAGGTAGTTTGCCGCATTTCCAATTTCAAATTTTTGGCTTGGTGGATACCATAATGGGGCATTGGGACCTGATAGTTTCTACGGCATTCTTACTTGCAGCTGTAGGTTTAATCGAATCTTTAATGACATTAAACCTGATCGATGAAATGACGGATACGCGGGGATCGGGAAACAGAGAATGTGTTGCACAAGGAAGTGCAAATATTTTAAATGGGTTGTTTGGTGGAATGGGAGGTTGTGCAATGATTGGTCAATCCATTATTAATGTGAATTCCGGAGGTAGGGGAAGATTATCAGGAGTTGTGGCAGCCATTGGATTATTAATTTTTATTCTATACGGAGCCCCATTAATCGAGCAAATTCCAATCGCAGCCTTGGTTGGTGTAATGTTTATGGTAGTAATTGGCACATTTGCCTGGAGTAGTTTTAGAATTTTAAACAAAATCCCATTAGCAGATGCATTTGTTTTGATCGCTGTTTCTGCAATAACAGTTTGGAAAGATTTGGCTATTGCAGTTATCGCGGGAGTCATTATCTCTGCTGTAGTGTTTGCATGGCAAAATGCAACGATGATTCGTGCAAGAAAGCGCACAAAAAATGATGGAACCAAGGTATATGAAATTTGGGGGCCTTTATTCTTTGGTTCGATTCAAAATTTTAATTCAAAGTTTAATCCAAAGGGTGATCCGAAGAGAATAGAAATAGACTTTATGGAATCTAAAGTTGCTGATCATTCGGGGATGGAAGCCGTGAGTAATATTGCAGATAAGTATTTGAATTTAGGTAAAGAATTGAAATTAATACACCTAAGTCCGGAGTGTAAAATGTTATTGCTTAAAGCGCATCCAAAGTTGGAGCCCATAATTGAAACTTCAATTGAAGATCCTAGATATCATGTCGTAACAGACATGATGGATGAAGAAGTATAA
- a CDS encoding nucleoside-diphosphate kinase, with protein sequence MAGTITYTMVKPEAVAAGHTGHILGMITDAGFRIVALKKVHLSAEQAGEFYAVHKERPFYGELVEYMSGGPIVAAIVEKENAVEDYRKLIGATNPAEAEEGTIRKRFAKSIGENAVHGSDSDENAQIEANFFFSRFERF encoded by the coding sequence ATGGCAGGTACTATAACTTACACTATGGTAAAACCTGAAGCAGTTGCAGCAGGTCACACAGGACATATTTTAGGAATGATCACTGACGCGGGATTTAGAATCGTTGCGTTAAAAAAAGTTCATTTATCAGCTGAGCAAGCTGGCGAATTCTACGCAGTACATAAAGAACGTCCGTTTTACGGAGAATTGGTAGAATACATGTCTGGAGGTCCAATCGTAGCAGCAATCGTTGAAAAAGAGAACGCTGTAGAAGATTACCGTAAATTAATTGGTGCAACTAATCCTGCTGAAGCAGAAGAAGGTACTATTAGAAAGCGTTTTGCAAAATCTATTGGCGAGAATGCAGTTCACGGATCTGATAGTGACGAAAATGCACAAATCGAAGCAAATTTCTTTTTCTCAAGATTTGAGAGGTTTTAA
- a CDS encoding YeeE/YedE family protein: METLHNIHEILSQPWPWWAGGITIGITLFFLLYFGKEFGLSANLRTMCAADGAGEFSDFFNFDWQSQGWNLMVALGAMFGGYMAATYFSPDQEAHISQETVLSLNEISKDVPGAQLVYGEVPIVPAPTVEKADIPDFWNLYSWKSLFTLRGFIIIVGGGFLIGFGSRYAGGCTSGHAISGIADLQLPSLVAVISFFIGGLIMTYVFLPYILKIPF, from the coding sequence ATGGAAACATTACATAATATTCATGAAATTTTAAGTCAGCCCTGGCCATGGTGGGCAGGAGGAATAACAATAGGAATCACGCTGTTCTTCTTACTTTATTTTGGTAAAGAATTTGGGTTATCCGCTAATCTTAGGACAATGTGTGCCGCAGATGGTGCTGGTGAGTTTTCTGATTTCTTTAATTTCGATTGGCAATCTCAAGGTTGGAATCTCATGGTGGCTTTGGGTGCTATGTTTGGTGGTTATATGGCTGCAACCTACTTTTCTCCTGATCAGGAAGCTCATATATCTCAGGAAACCGTTTTATCACTAAACGAAATCTCTAAAGATGTTCCTGGAGCTCAATTGGTTTATGGTGAAGTACCTATTGTTCCTGCTCCTACTGTAGAAAAAGCCGATATTCCTGATTTTTGGAATCTATATAGCTGGAAGTCTCTGTTTACACTCAGAGGGTTTATCATCATAGTGGGTGGTGGTTTTTTAATAGGTTTTGGATCAAGATATGCAGGGGGGTGTACCTCCGGACATGCTATTTCAGGTATAGCAGACTTACAACTACCATCTCTTGTCGCGGTAATTAGCTTTTTTATAGGAGGGCTTATTATGACCTATGTATTCCTTCCTTACATTTTAAAAATCCCATTTTAA
- a CDS encoding YeeE/YedE family protein encodes MKFFKYIMVGFLFGFGAYKLEMISFFRIYEMFHFQDFHMYGIIITGITFGIIITQLFKLGFVKTSKGEQKIFNPKAHTWPRYIIGGIIFGMGWALTGVCSGMMFVLMGSGYTVFGVFIAAAMLGTFVYGMVRKHIPH; translated from the coding sequence ATGAAATTCTTTAAGTATATAATGGTAGGGTTCCTATTTGGTTTTGGAGCCTATAAACTGGAAATGATTTCATTTTTCAGAATTTACGAAATGTTTCACTTTCAAGATTTCCACATGTACGGGATCATCATAACCGGAATCACATTTGGAATTATCATTACGCAGTTATTCAAACTAGGTTTTGTCAAAACCTCTAAAGGGGAACAGAAAATATTCAATCCTAAAGCGCATACCTGGCCAAGATATATTATTGGCGGAATCATTTTCGGAATGGGCTGGGCTCTTACCGGTGTTTGTTCAGGAATGATGTTCGTTCTCATGGGAAGTGGATATACCGTATTCGGTGTTTTTATTGCTGCTGCAATGCTGGGAACATTTGTTTATGGAATGGTAAGGAAACATATTCCACATTAA